From one Pseudomonas sp. S35 genomic stretch:
- a CDS encoding heme ABC transporter ATP-binding protein codes for MLRVEDLQVCRGRKTVLADVTLDLLPGEVLGVLGPNGAGKSTLLGALCGELNPDHGKVCLGQQALKDWSATQRAQRLAVLPQTSTLDFAFRVEEVVGMGRLPHQTGRVRDDEIIGAALQAADVAHLSGRSYLALSGGERQRVHLARVLAQLWPGEAGQTLLLDEPTSMLDPLHQHTTLQAIRTFADRGAAVLVILHDLNLAARYCDRILLLEQGRPHALGAPAQVLRPEPLKAVFGLDVLVQPHPERGHPLIIAR; via the coding sequence ATGCTGCGTGTTGAAGACCTGCAAGTCTGTCGCGGTCGCAAAACCGTGCTGGCGGATGTCACGCTTGATCTGCTGCCGGGCGAAGTGCTCGGTGTGCTGGGCCCCAATGGTGCCGGCAAGAGTACGTTGCTGGGGGCGTTATGCGGTGAGTTGAATCCTGATCACGGCAAGGTATGCCTGGGCCAGCAGGCGCTGAAAGACTGGAGCGCAACGCAGCGGGCGCAACGACTGGCGGTGTTGCCACAAACCTCGACCCTGGACTTCGCGTTCCGTGTCGAAGAAGTCGTTGGCATGGGGCGCCTGCCTCATCAGACCGGGCGCGTGCGGGATGACGAAATCATTGGCGCAGCCTTGCAAGCAGCGGATGTCGCACACTTGAGTGGTCGTAGTTACCTGGCATTGTCCGGTGGCGAGCGTCAGCGCGTGCACTTGGCGCGAGTGCTGGCGCAGCTATGGCCAGGAGAGGCGGGGCAGACGTTGCTGCTCGATGAGCCGACGTCCATGCTTGATCCGTTGCATCAGCACACGACGTTGCAGGCCATACGTACCTTTGCCGATCGGGGCGCGGCCGTGCTGGTGATCCTCCATGACCTGAATCTGGCGGCACGTTACTGTGATCGTATTCTGCTGCTCGAGCAGGGGCGCCCTCATGCCTTGGGCGCGCCGGCTCAGGTGCTGCGGCCTGAACCGCTCAAGGCCGTATTTGGCCTGGACGTATTGGTTCAGCCGCATCCCGAGCGCGGGCATCCATTGATCATTGCGCGCTGA
- a CDS encoding iron ABC transporter permease: MTSLVKPKALFVGLALLCVLAIWLSLALGPVSLPLMDTLKAALRLMGVPIEAQGLEQAELILGQIRLPRTLLGLAVGGVLALSGVAMQGLFRNPLADPGLVGVSSGAALGAAIAIVGGSFFGGLPDAFGPYLLSLCAFLGGLGVTALVYRLGRRNGQTNVATMLLAGIALTALAGSAVGLFTYLADDATLRTLAFWNLGSLNGASYSRLWPLLMVSAGVALWLPRRAKALNALLLGESEASHLGIDVEGLKRELVFCTALGVGAAVAAAGMIGFVGLVVPHLVRLLAGPDHRVLLPASILAGASLLLFADLVARLALAPAELPIGIVTAFIGAPFFLYLLLRGRA, translated from the coding sequence ATGACCTCTCTGGTTAAACCAAAAGCGTTGTTTGTGGGGCTGGCACTGTTGTGCGTACTGGCTATCTGGCTCTCGTTGGCCCTGGGGCCCGTAAGCTTGCCGTTAATGGATACGCTCAAGGCAGCCTTGCGCTTGATGGGCGTGCCGATCGAGGCTCAGGGGCTGGAGCAGGCGGAGCTGATCCTGGGGCAGATTCGGTTGCCGCGTACCTTGCTGGGTCTGGCGGTGGGCGGTGTATTGGCATTGTCGGGCGTGGCCATGCAAGGGTTGTTTCGCAACCCATTGGCTGATCCGGGCTTGGTAGGCGTTTCCAGTGGCGCCGCGTTGGGGGCGGCTATCGCGATTGTCGGTGGTTCGTTTTTTGGCGGGCTGCCGGATGCGTTTGGGCCGTACCTCCTGTCACTGTGCGCATTCCTTGGCGGGTTGGGCGTGACTGCGCTGGTCTATCGACTGGGGCGGCGCAATGGCCAGACCAATGTGGCGACGATGCTGCTCGCCGGCATTGCCCTCACTGCGCTGGCTGGCTCGGCGGTGGGCCTGTTCACGTATTTGGCGGACGACGCAACGTTGCGCACGCTGGCGTTCTGGAACCTAGGCAGCCTCAACGGCGCGAGCTATTCGCGGCTGTGGCCATTATTGATGGTGAGTGCAGGCGTGGCGCTGTGGTTGCCGCGTCGGGCCAAGGCCCTTAATGCGCTGCTGCTCGGTGAGTCCGAGGCCAGCCACCTGGGTATTGATGTTGAGGGGCTCAAGCGCGAGTTGGTGTTCTGCACGGCATTGGGTGTGGGCGCAGCGGTGGCTGCAGCAGGCATGATTGGTTTTGTCGGGTTGGTGGTGCCGCATCTGGTCAGATTGCTGGCGGGGCCCGATCACCGCGTGTTGCTGCCTGCTTCAATATTGGCCGGTGCAAGTTTGCTGTTGTTCGCAGACTTGGTCGCACGGTTGGCCTTGGCGCCAGCGGAATTGCCGATTGGTATCGTGACGGCATTTATTGGTGCGCCGTTTTTTCTGTACCTGTTGTTGCGGGGGCGTGCCTGA
- a CDS encoding ABC transporter substrate-binding protein — MRLSASAIALVVGLLVNPGAHASELPQRWVSAGGALSEWVTALGGEPKLVGVDTTSQHPESLKALPSVGYQRQLSAEGILSLRPQILVGTDEMGPPPVLAQIRSAGVQVEMFSAQPDLPSLKGNLQHLGKLLGDEAKANELFTGYEQALGQQKSWVDKAQASQKAPGVLLLIGHAGGKPLIAGKDTAGDWMVQRAGGHNLATHTGYKPFSVESLAGLSPQVLVFADRALTGDAARAALFKENPILASTPAAKSGQVFELDPTLLVGGLGPRLPQSLVKLSAGFYPTQAKAAP; from the coding sequence ATGCGCCTGAGTGCCAGCGCTATTGCGCTTGTTGTCGGACTGCTGGTCAACCCTGGGGCGCACGCCTCTGAACTGCCACAACGCTGGGTAAGTGCCGGTGGGGCGCTGTCGGAGTGGGTGACGGCGCTGGGCGGGGAGCCGAAGCTGGTCGGCGTGGATACCACCAGCCAGCATCCTGAATCACTTAAAGCTTTGCCAAGTGTTGGCTATCAGCGGCAATTGTCGGCCGAAGGTATTCTCAGCCTGCGTCCGCAGATATTGGTGGGCACGGACGAGATGGGCCCACCACCGGTGCTGGCACAGATTCGCAGTGCGGGTGTCCAGGTTGAAATGTTCTCGGCGCAGCCGGATTTACCGAGCTTGAAAGGCAATCTCCAGCACCTGGGCAAGTTGCTTGGCGATGAGGCCAAGGCCAACGAATTGTTTACCGGATATGAGCAGGCGTTGGGTCAGCAGAAGAGCTGGGTCGATAAGGCCCAGGCCTCGCAAAAGGCTCCTGGCGTGTTGCTGTTGATCGGTCATGCCGGTGGAAAACCGCTGATTGCCGGCAAGGACACGGCCGGCGATTGGATGGTGCAGCGGGCGGGTGGGCATAACCTGGCCACGCACACCGGTTATAAGCCGTTTTCGGTGGAGTCGCTGGCGGGGTTGAGCCCGCAGGTGCTGGTGTTCGCTGACCGCGCCCTGACCGGTGATGCTGCCCGCGCGGCATTGTTCAAAGAGAACCCTATCCTGGCTTCGACGCCGGCCGCGAAGAGCGGGCAGGTCTTTGAGCTGGACCCGACGCTGCTGGTTGGCGGGCTTGGGCCGCGTCTGCCGCAAAGCCTGGTGAAGCTGTCCGCCGGTTTTTATCCAACCCAGGCTAAAGCTGCCCCATGA